The genomic DNA GCAGTGTCTGCAGCAGGCATGCAAGGACGAAACGGCCCCTTCGACACAGGTTTCACAGCGGCGACGAATGCCGTGGCGTCTCAAAACTTATCCGTTCCAAACGTGCAATATCTCTCCGGTATGTACGCACAGTCGACAAAAACTTTAGGAGACGTACGGGGTGGACAACTATTCTCGCAACTGAACAGTTCCGTTATTAACGCGAGCGGAACAACACAAGGCATTCTGTTCGCCGCAATGAATCGTACACTTGGCGGCAAGCTTAGTTCTCAGGACATCGTTAACGTGTTGGCTGCGCAACAAGGCGGTTTGTCCTCTAATGTGCCAAGTACAAATGTCAAATTAGGGGCATCACTGTATCAATACATTAAGAATTCGGGAATGTCCTATGACCAACAAGTTCTGGACATGTCGCAGTTCCTTGGGGGAAACATCAACAAAGCAAAACTGTTTCTCAAAAACCCGAACAACTTTGGTCAGGTTCCCATATCCACGCAGAATAAGACGCCGTTCTGGCGGTCAATGTACGATGACTTACAACGAGTCATGGCCAATTACGGCAACAGTCAAGCGAACTACGGAACAGCCATTGCGCCACTTGCAATGGCAACACATATCTTTGGCAGCCCGCTTAATGTCGCTGCAACACTCGCTGGGAGCTACATGGTGAAACGTGGCCTTGGAAGCATTCTTGGACGGGTCGGTGGGAGCGGATTGGCCACGATGGTCGAGGGTAGTCCCTCTGTCTTGTCTCGCGTTGGAAGCGGCCTGGGTGGCATCTGGAGTCGATTCGGCGGCGCAATCAAGGGCGCGGGACTCGACGTGCTAGGCGGCGCAGAAGAGGTCGGAGGCGCTGCCTTAGACGCAACAGGCGTGGGTGCAGTCGGAGGCGTGCCACTGAACGTGCTCGGTGCCGGGACCATTGCACTTGGCACAGGGATGCTCGCCAAGAACATCTACAACCAATCCGCTGCGGCGCATGCACAGACAGTCACAATGCACACTGCGCAAGTACGGCAGCAGGCGGTACAGCGCATCTCGAGCAATATGAGCCTAAAGAGTGTGACCATCGACCAACTCAAAATTGGCAACATCACGTTACCGAGTTCTATGAAGTCCTTGATGTCCTCATCTGTCAATGGTGGGTCAGCATATGCGCCAACGTCAGGTGCAAACAGCGGTGGTGGATGGTGGAGTTCATTCACCAACTGGCTTGGCGGCTTATTTGGAGGCGGCGGAGGCGGTAGTGGAGGGGGCGGTAGCCTTCCGACTAGTCTCCCTGGCAAAGGGAACTCAGCGCAGATATGGAACTTCCTCAAGAGTAAAGGGTTATCTTCGGGCGCGGCAGCAGGCGTCATGGGCAATCTAGCGCAAGAATCAAGCCTGAATCCAAATGCGCCCGGTGGCGGCCTTGCGCAGTGGATCGGAGGTCGCCAATCGGCCCTCCAAGCCTACGCGAAGGCACACGGCGCCAATCCGAATGCGCTAAGTACACAACTTGGCTACCTGTGGAAAGAGATGAGTTCCGGCGATTATGTCAGCGTCTCAGCATTAAACAAAATGGGTCCGAGTCAAGCGGCGCAATACTTCGAGACAAACTTTGAGCGTGCAGGCAATCCGATGATGGGCAATCGCGTCAATTATGCAGCTGGCTACTACAACGAGTTTGGTGGCACATCTACCGTCCACGTATCCTCACAATCGGCGACACAAATCGGACATGCTGTCGCAAGCGCATTCTCTGCTCGATTCGGGAACCTTCCGACTGGGACCGGGGGTGCGATACGACCTTAAGATAACGGCAGAAAGATGGCCACTCTCAGTTGCGGGTGGCCTATCTGTATAATTCAATTTTGTCCTTGGACCTGGTTCAGCATCTTTTGGGACGCGGTTACATATGTTTGCACCTTGGTTTGATCTTGCTTTATTTGAGACTGGATGCCAGATTCAGCTGATGTAATACTAGAGTCTGACAGAATAGTGCCAGTTGGTTTGAAATTTGGCACTTGCGACATCTCCGTATGTATCTGGCTTTCGATTTGCTGGATAAGCATAATTTCATCATTTATCTGGCTTGCATCCGAGTTGAACTGGCTCTGGTCATTGGTGATCTTCGTAGCATCATCATTGATATTGAAAGTAGCCTTAGCTGTGTTGTTAAAAGAACCCTGTTGAACTGCTTGCTGGTATGCAGCAAAGTCTTTTTGTTCTTGAGCGAAATCGGTTTGTATCGTGCTCATGTCATTGGGGAGCATGCTGTTATGCTGTATGTTCATAAGTTTGCCATCGATGTTCTGTATATCTTGATTAATTTTGCTCTCGAGTGCATTCTGAGCACTCACCGCTTGTTCAGCCGTGGCAACATCCTTGATCTTGCTTACATCAGCGTTGTATTCGTTCAAACTGCCAGGCACAAACACGTTGGCTTGTACAGTTCCATTGGTAGCAGGCACCTCAAGGTCAATGTTCTTTCCATCCATCGTGCCTGACCAAGTTGTGAAACCGGAACCACTGAACTGCAGAGTTATATTGTTACCAGATTGTTGCCCTGATAACGTCCAAGTATTTGATTGTGCCAACTGGTTTAGTGTGATGGATGTCTCATACGCTGTACCCGTTATAGTGCCGCTATTTTCCGAAAATGTTAGAAACATGACCCCCTCCCCAGGTTGGTAGTTGATGTATCCAGAGGGACCAAATGATTGGCTAGTTCCACATCCAATGGCACCAAATAACGCCACTGAACACACTCCGACAGGTATCAGTTTTCCCCTTACCCCATTCCAATTCACGAAGTCCGCCTCCCGTGTATATCTTCTCGAGTGCATCATATTCCAATTTTTATGAAAAATACATCGAAATTACACGTAGCCGAGAGAGAAGTCATTGTTTTGTTCCTGGACGCCGATAAGCCTTTATTATCGAACGTCAAGAAAAAGCGAGGGGTACAGAAGAAAACTCGTCTTCAAAATCTGTAAAACATATGTAATTTATGTTAAAAATGCGTAGAATAATAATGTTCCATTGAGCCTAAGAAGAATTGCTCCAGAAGTTTCAGAAGTAGTGAATGAAAGGATGGTGGGGTGAACATGAGTAGTAGTTCAATCGCGGCGGGGATGATTCGTTATGCCGCTCGTCAACAGGTCAAGGTGTTTACTGCCGACAATCAAAACTCCCTAGAAAATGAGTTAAATGCTTTCTTGCTGGACCTTCAAGCAGACCGTGTTATTGATATTAAGTACTCTGCTGAAATGTTGGAAGTGGGACAAGTGTGGTTTTACTCCGCAATGGTAATCTATGAGATGCATTTGCAGTCAGAGTCACAAAATAAGTAAAATGTAACAACATTGTCGCTCAAGTCAATGAGGG from Alicyclobacillus curvatus includes the following:
- a CDS encoding sporulation protein Cse60, producing MSSSSIAAGMIRYAARQQVKVFTADNQNSLENELNAFLLDLQADRVIDIKYSAEMLEVGQVWFYSAMVIYEMHLQSESQNK